A single region of the Thermoanaerobaculia bacterium genome encodes:
- a CDS encoding adenylosuccinate synthase — protein MPDQRIQTLAVLGGQWGDEGKGKLVDLLSDRYDAVARYHGGHNAGHTVKFGDRHFALHLLPAGVIRGREAWIGDGVVLDLDALFEEIDGLKAAGIEVERHLKISDRAHLILPYHRLLDAARESAAGDGKIGTTLRGIGPAYETRAARTGIRTGALRHPDTLLAKIQRLEREIGCVAAALGTPGAPPAAEVFDQLREKSKRLLPLLDDTGARARRHLKNGRSLLAEGAHGAMLDLCAGTYPFVTSSTCSSAGLAAGLRIPPQALSASLVVVKAYTTRVGAGPFPTELSDETGEFLRKRGNEYGTSTGRPRRTGWFDAVVARSGVELSGARFMAVTKLDVLDTLGEIPVCVGYRLRGQHVLEFPSDVEDVEDLEPLYTRCPGWKSDTTGVTRFEDLPAHAKEYVKFLELLCGATAVAVSTGPRREETIFRAHDEFWDRLPPAVA, from the coding sequence GTGCCTGACCAACGGATACAGACGCTTGCGGTCCTCGGCGGCCAGTGGGGCGACGAGGGGAAGGGAAAGCTCGTCGATCTTCTCTCCGACCGCTACGACGCGGTAGCGCGGTACCACGGCGGCCACAACGCCGGGCACACCGTCAAGTTCGGGGACCGCCACTTCGCGCTCCATCTTCTGCCGGCGGGGGTCATTCGGGGCCGCGAGGCGTGGATCGGCGACGGCGTCGTGCTCGATCTCGACGCGCTCTTCGAGGAGATCGACGGCCTGAAGGCGGCGGGGATCGAGGTCGAACGGCACCTCAAGATCTCCGATCGCGCGCACCTGATCCTTCCCTATCACCGCCTGCTCGATGCCGCCCGCGAGAGCGCCGCCGGCGACGGGAAGATCGGCACGACGCTCCGCGGCATCGGTCCGGCCTACGAAACCCGCGCGGCCCGCACGGGGATCCGGACCGGCGCGCTGCGGCACCCCGACACGCTGCTCGCGAAGATCCAGCGCCTCGAGCGGGAGATCGGATGCGTCGCCGCCGCGCTCGGCACGCCCGGCGCACCCCCTGCCGCGGAGGTCTTCGACCAGCTCCGCGAGAAATCGAAGCGCCTGCTGCCGCTTCTCGACGACACGGGAGCGCGGGCGCGCCGCCACCTGAAGAACGGCAGGTCGCTCCTCGCCGAGGGCGCCCACGGAGCGATGCTCGACCTGTGCGCCGGGACGTACCCGTTCGTGACCTCGTCGACCTGCTCGAGCGCCGGGCTGGCGGCCGGCCTCCGGATCCCGCCCCAGGCGCTCTCGGCGTCGCTCGTCGTCGTGAAGGCGTACACGACCCGCGTCGGCGCCGGTCCGTTTCCGACCGAGCTCTCGGACGAGACGGGCGAGTTCCTCCGCAAGCGCGGCAACGAGTACGGGACGAGCACGGGACGCCCGCGCCGCACCGGATGGTTCGACGCGGTCGTCGCCCGGAGCGGCGTCGAGCTCTCCGGGGCGCGCTTCATGGCGGTCACGAAGCTCGACGTCCTCGACACGCTCGGCGAGATCCCCGTCTGCGTCGGCTATCGGCTGCGGGGACAGCACGTCCTCGAATTCCCCTCCGACGTCGAGGACGTCGAGGATCTCGAGCCGCTCTACACGCGCTGTCCCGGCTGGAAGTCGGACACGACGGGTGTCACCCGCTTCGAAGACCTTCCCGCCCACGCCAAGGAGTACGTCAAGTTCCTCGAGCTGCTCTGCGGCGCGACGGCGGTCGCCGTCTCCACCGGCCCGCGCCGCGAAGAGACGATCTTCCGCGCTCACGACGAGTTCTGGGACCGGCTTCCCCCGGCCGTCGCGTGA
- the hutH gene encoding histidine ammonia-lyase, translating into MRRIRLTGDRLTLDDLEAIASRDATVSLSPEARRRIAASRRVVDRLARRGTVSYGITTGFGRFSDVVIPKDRLAELQKNLVRSHAAGMGAPLPPPFVRAMIALRANTLAKGFSGIRAATVEALLAMLAADVLPVVPEQGSVGASGDLAPLAHLALGLIGEGDAFWRGRRMPAAQALSRARLAPVELGPKEGLALINGVQMTCAVGGLALARALRLVKVADLAGAMSLDASRGSDVAFDRRIMAARPHPGAIASAANLRKLMAGSAIRESHRNCGRVQDNYALRCMPQVHGAVRDGLEYARRAIETEMNSASDNPMVFAGRGEILSGGNFHGAPVAAPLDLAAIVLTDLASISERRVEKLVNPSLSGLPGFLTEEGGLQSGFMLAQVTAAALTSECKVLSHPASVDSIPTGAAKEDHVSMSPIAARKFAAVVDNVTRVLAIEILAACQALDFARPLKSSAPIEEARRIVRRRVKTWKKDRFIAPDLEAGAELVDGELGAFAEDLL; encoded by the coding sequence ATGCGACGCATCCGCCTGACCGGCGATCGCCTGACCCTCGACGACCTGGAAGCGATCGCATCGCGGGACGCGACGGTCTCCCTCTCTCCCGAGGCCCGGCGCAGGATCGCGGCGTCGCGCCGCGTCGTCGACCGGCTCGCGCGGCGGGGGACGGTCTCCTACGGCATCACGACCGGCTTCGGGAGGTTCTCCGACGTCGTGATCCCGAAGGACCGCCTCGCCGAGCTCCAGAAGAACCTGGTCCGCAGCCACGCGGCGGGGATGGGAGCGCCGCTTCCCCCCCCGTTCGTGCGAGCGATGATCGCTTTGCGCGCGAACACGCTCGCGAAGGGCTTCTCCGGGATCCGCGCCGCGACCGTCGAGGCGTTGCTCGCGATGCTCGCGGCCGACGTTCTCCCGGTCGTCCCGGAGCAGGGCTCCGTCGGCGCGTCGGGGGATCTCGCTCCGCTCGCGCACCTGGCGCTCGGGCTGATCGGGGAGGGGGATGCCTTCTGGCGTGGACGGCGGATGCCGGCGGCGCAGGCCCTGTCCCGCGCCCGCCTCGCCCCGGTCGAGCTCGGTCCGAAGGAAGGGCTGGCGCTCATCAACGGCGTCCAGATGACGTGCGCGGTCGGCGGGCTCGCGCTCGCCCGCGCGCTGCGGCTCGTCAAGGTCGCCGATCTCGCCGGCGCGATGTCGCTCGACGCCTCGCGGGGGAGCGACGTCGCCTTCGACCGCCGCATCATGGCCGCGCGGCCGCATCCCGGCGCGATCGCGTCGGCGGCGAACCTCCGGAAGCTGATGGCGGGAAGCGCGATCCGCGAATCCCACCGGAACTGCGGAAGAGTCCAGGACAACTACGCGCTGCGCTGCATGCCCCAGGTGCACGGCGCCGTGCGAGACGGCCTCGAATACGCCCGCCGCGCGATCGAGACCGAGATGAACTCCGCCTCGGACAATCCGATGGTCTTCGCCGGCCGGGGCGAGATCCTCTCCGGCGGCAACTTCCACGGCGCTCCCGTGGCGGCGCCGCTCGACCTTGCGGCGATCGTCCTGACCGATCTGGCGTCGATCTCGGAGCGCCGCGTCGAGAAGCTCGTCAACCCGTCGCTGTCGGGGCTCCCCGGCTTCCTCACCGAGGAGGGGGGGCTCCAATCCGGCTTCATGCTCGCGCAGGTGACGGCGGCGGCGCTGACGTCGGAGTGCAAGGTGCTCTCGCATCCGGCGTCGGTCGACTCGATCCCGACGGGCGCCGCCAAGGAGGACCACGTGTCGATGTCTCCGATCGCGGCGCGAAAATTCGCGGCCGTCGTCGACAACGTGACGCGGGTGCTCGCGATCGAGATCCTGGCGGCCTGCCAGGCGCTGGACTTCGCCAGGCCTCTGAAAAGCTCCGCGCCGATCGAGGAGGCGCGGAGGATCGTGCGCCGGCGCGTCAAGACCTGGAAGAAGGACCGCTTCATCGCGCCGGACCTCGAGGCGGGGGCGGAGCTCGTCGACGGCGAGCTCGGCGCGTTCGCCGAAGATCTCCTCTGA